A stretch of the Halorussus lipolyticus genome encodes the following:
- a CDS encoding DUF4112 domain-containing protein, with translation MELGPDEEGQPIEVSVEDEPPGMERVRVVADLLDEAIEIPGINYKIGLDPILGILPVGGDAVSAAISLYIVAEGARMGASRDTVLKMLFNIGVDTVIGSIPVLGTLIDAVWKANERNVALLEDEFSDSV, from the coding sequence ATGGAACTCGGACCCGACGAAGAAGGACAACCCATCGAGGTATCGGTCGAGGACGAACCGCCGGGGATGGAGCGCGTGCGAGTCGTCGCCGACCTCCTCGACGAGGCGATAGAGATTCCGGGCATCAACTACAAAATCGGGCTGGACCCAATCCTCGGTATTCTGCCCGTGGGCGGTGACGCCGTTTCGGCGGCCATCTCGCTCTACATCGTCGCCGAGGGGGCACGGATGGGGGCCTCTCGGGACACCGTGCTGAAGATGCTGTTCAACATCGGCGTGGACACGGTTATCGGTTCGATTCCGGTCCTCGGGACCCTCATCGACGCGGTTTGGAAGGCCAACGAGCGCAACGTCGCCCTGCTGGAAGACGAGTTCAGCGACTCGGTATAG